Within Chthonomonadales bacterium, the genomic segment CAGGATGTCGCGCGCCTCCTTGTTGCCGAGGTTCGTCTGGCCGTTAAAGGCGGGCACCACGATCATCCCGGTGGATCCCAGCTCACCCGCGGCGGTCAGGATCTCCTTGATGGTGGTCATCGCACGCTGACGCTCGGTCTCCTGGTTGGAGATCAGCGCGCCCTGGAACCCGGCGCAGATGGCGCTCAGCCGGACCTTGCGACCGTTGAGGGCCTCCCGGATCTCGCGGACTCGCCCAGGCAGGCCGCCGCCTCCCACCTCGAGGCCGTCGAAGTCCCAGCGCTCCATGCGGTCGAGCCTCTCAGCCAGGCTCTGGCCGGGGATGATGCCTTCCTGGCTGGAGACCTTCAGCACCGCGCGCGCCTTCGGCTGCGCCGGGCGGGCCCGCGCCGTGCCCCCGGCCGCCGCCGCCAGGCCGGCCGCCGCGCCGGCCGCGAGCAGTCCGCGCCGATCCAGTTTCATGCCCATCCTCCTCCGCGTCGCCCGCGTGCGCCTACGTGAGCTGCGTCTTGCCCGGAACCGCGACCGGCGGCACGCCGAGAACCCTCTTCAGGTCGTCGACTGCCGGCATCAGGCTCTCCTTCGAGTTGAGGGCCTCGTCCCAGGTGACCACCTGCCCGGTGTAGGCGGCCATCCGGCCCATGATGGCCGAGAGGGTGCTCTCCGCCACGGCCCGGGCCTCGTTGAGCGGCTTACCGGCCCGGATGCTGTTGACGAGGTCGGTGTGCTCGGTGACGTACGGGTTGTTGCCCTGGCCCTGGTAGCGCCAGGGGGTGGCGCCCCAGATGTTGGAGCTGCAGTCGGACACGCCCCTGGTGCCCACGACGCGCTCCGACACGTTGCTGGGCGTGTTGTCCCAGTGGCGGCACATGCTCATCACGCGCACCCCGTTGGGATACTCGAAGTCGATGGCGAAGTGGTCGAATATCTGCCCGTAGACCGGCGCGGTGCGCTGCGCGCGGCCACCCACGCCCATCGCCGAGACCGGGTGCGCGCCGAAGGCCCAGTTGGCGACGTCGATGTTGTGGACGTGCTGCTCCACGATGTGGTCGCCGCACAGCCAGGTCAGGTAGTACCAGTGGCGGATCTGCCACTCGAGCGTGGCGTCGTTTTCGGTGAACTCGCCGGTGCCGTTGCCCACGCCGCCGCCGTTCCAGTAGACCTGGGCGCCCACCAGGTCGCCGATGGCGCCATCGTGGATGCGCCGCATCGTGGCGACGTAGCCGTTCTGGTGGCGGCGCTGCGTGCCGGCGACCACGGCCAGGCCCTTCTGTGTGGCCAAATCGCCGGCGGCGAGGACGGCGCGGATGCCGGGGGCGTCCGTGGCGACGGGCTTCTCCATGAAGACGTGCTTGCCGGCCTCGATCGCTGCCTGGAAATGAACCGGGCGAAAGCCGGGCGGCGTGGCCAGGATCACCAGCTGAATGTCCTGGGCGAGCACGTGCTTGTAGGCGTCGATCCCGGTGAAGCAGCGCTCGTCGGTCACCTTGAGCTTGTCGCCAAGGCCCTTCAGGTGCTCGCGGCTGCCGTTGAGGCGATCCTCGAAGACGTCGCCCATCGCCCAGATCTCGATGTTGGGGGCGGAGTTGGCGCAGTCGCCCGCGGCGCCGGTGCCGCGGCCGCCGCAGCCGATCAGGCCGACGCGGATGCGGTCGGAGCCCTGCGCGAAGGCGTAGTTGCCGGTGGAGAGGAGGGCGGCGGACACGGCAGCGGCTGCCGAGGACCTCAGAAAGTGCCTGCGCGTGACGCCGTTGCCGGCGGGCGCGTCGTTCGGTGCGCTCATGGTTCCTCCCTGGTGTGCGACTGGCGTTGCGTTCCGGGGGAGCGGGCGCCCGGACCCCGGAGGTCCCGGACTCGCGCCGCGCTCCGGCACGGGAGGGCGGCCCGCCGCGGGTAGAATAGAGACGGCGGCGAAGGGGCGACGATGGGCGGCGCGAGCCGTCAGGTTATGGCTCGCGGAGGAC encodes:
- a CDS encoding sugar phosphate isomerase/epimerase, whose amino-acid sequence is MKLDRRGLLAAGAAAGLAAAAGGTARARPAQPKARAVLKVSSQEGIIPGQSLAERLDRMERWDFDGLEVGGGGLPGRVREIREALNGRKVRLSAICAGFQGALISNQETERQRAMTTIKEILTAAGELGSTGMIVVPAFNGQTNLGNKEARDILVGLLRELGEHARAAGTRVLLEPLNRGEAFFLRQLADAAAICRDVESPGVHMMGDFYHMGIEETSDMGAFISAGPYLHHVHLASRKRNLPGQDDRDYINGFRGLKMIGYQDFCSLECGVIGDRETEIPKAVAFLREQWRRAPG
- a CDS encoding Gfo/Idh/MocA family oxidoreductase; this translates as MSAPNDAPAGNGVTRRHFLRSSAAAAVSAALLSTGNYAFAQGSDRIRVGLIGCGGRGTGAAGDCANSAPNIEIWAMGDVFEDRLNGSREHLKGLGDKLKVTDERCFTGIDAYKHVLAQDIQLVILATPPGFRPVHFQAAIEAGKHVFMEKPVATDAPGIRAVLAAGDLATQKGLAVVAGTQRRHQNGYVATMRRIHDGAIGDLVGAQVYWNGGGVGNGTGEFTENDATLEWQIRHWYYLTWLCGDHIVEQHVHNIDVANWAFGAHPVSAMGVGGRAQRTAPVYGQIFDHFAIDFEYPNGVRVMSMCRHWDNTPSNVSERVVGTRGVSDCSSNIWGATPWRYQGQGNNPYVTEHTDLVNSIRAGKPLNEARAVAESTLSAIMGRMAAYTGQVVTWDEALNSKESLMPAVDDLKRVLGVPPVAVPGKTQLT